The Drosophila subobscura isolate 14011-0131.10 chromosome A, UCBerk_Dsub_1.0, whole genome shotgun sequence genome includes the window ACTTCCtgctctctgtccctctttctgtccctttctctttctctgcgcctccgtctctgtctctgcttaGGCGCGCCACAAAGGTAAATGTTGGTTtaacaaagtttttgtttttgttatttataactaattgttaatttataaattataaacttaAAGCAGTTTCGTTACCAATTTTACAATGTAACATACATTTAATACGCATTTATTATTAACTTTTGAAGAAAATAAACTCCTGATGTTCTGTGTttatgtgttgtgtgtgttctgtgtgttgtttttgtggtttagttgttgttcttggtttgctttttatcaaaataaatgcgtacgttcttctcctttttttccctTCATCTTCTAGGAAGCAACTTAAAATGTACAGCGACAATTCTTTGTTGGATGCGTgctttaaaatgttgtttggAAATGTGGACTATTCCTAGATAGCTAACTGAAACTAATAACCAACTCTTTTcaacaaaacgaagcaaacGGCAAGTTGCcgcaatttacattttcgaATGGACCAAAAGAATTGTCTGTTTTGTGGTGCTgttggtggcggtggtgctgtGGGCAAATGATGTGCTCAAATTGATTGGatgtgtgaatgtgaatgttgTCTGGGGGCGGGGTCTGTGGCTAAAATTGTGGGTTATGCAGCTACCGGTTAACCGATCATCAGCCCACAGCCCAGTCTGAAGTTGTTCTTCACATGATTCATGCGACCGCTGAGTAAAAGCGTGAATGGCAATGGCTGCAAACGCTTCTCCAGCACTCCCGAAACGTGCCAGTTCGTGTCAATAGAGCCTGCAAGGAAATGCATCAAGCAAATGAATTATTTCACACTCTCAAGCCTCCAGAATAGCTTCTGTGAGATTCAAGACTCACCTCGGAAGACCAAATCAGCCTTGGGCAAATCGATTTGGTAGGCCACAGTGGCGACTGACTCTTGCATGCGCAGGCTGGTCTCGACCTCGGCTCcaatctgcagctgctcgctgGCCTTCTGGTAGAAGCACAGATGCAATCCACTCAGGCCCAGAGTGCCGGACCACGTCGTGTTGCCGCTCGTGTAGCGGCCCATGCCTGAGACAAGGGCAATCTGGCGCCCGGGCACATTCGGCCCATACTGATAGGCTATCTCGGCGCCCAGGGCAATGGCCGGAGTAACTGACTGCAAGTACTGGCCAACGATTACGCCAGAGTTGGTGAAAATATTCGGATTGGCCATGGTGAGCGAGCCCGTGAAGTCGTCGCCACGATAATCAGTTGTCAGCTGTGAGGCCACCATCTTCGAGTCCTGGACCTGTAGGATTCCAAAAGCATTAGACACTGCTGCTAGCGCATTGAACTCTGCTGAAGACTTACCTGCGAGGCGAACTTGCAGCGTACGCGCGGCGAGAACTGATGAATGACATTGGCATTCAGATTGCCGGATGGATCAATGTCGCCCAAGAGGACTGGGAATGCCTCGGTGGGGCTGAACTGCTTGGTGCCAACGTACGTGGCCCCAAAGCGGTAGCCGCTCGGCACGGTGCTGCTCATGTTGATGGTGTGCGAGACCTGGAAGTGATTGCTGAGGCCCTTGTTCAGCATAATTTTGGCTCCCTCGAAGGTGACGGCCTGTATATCTGTCGGTGGGGcaggagagagggaagagaatAGGATAGTTGAATGAACAATGGCCTGATAATGCATAATCAAAgacaacagcacacacatacacacacgcacacacacactcgcacgcacTGCGGCCCCCCGCTCACATGTTGTAGGTTATGTCATCAGACAGCTGAGGTTTTTTTTCCAACCGCCTCGACTTTGGTCTATGAAAATGCGCACATAATGTGGTCGCTTCAATGGGATTCACTTacctttgcattttttgtgcaattCATCAACGGTGCCAGGATTCTCCAGTAAAATATCATTCCCGGCAGTGTCACTGGCGGCGCCCGATGGCGATGTGTTTGTGGGTGCAACCACCGGCTCGGGAAGACTCAGACCGGCAGccacactgctgctgttgccagaGGATGCCGCTAGCACgtttcccattttttgttcttATGTCTTAGTGCACAAAAATTGTTAACAATTTTTTTAAGCAGCACGCGCGATATGTCAAtgagcagtgtgaccgcgaactTATCAATGAAATATACCGTCAGtccctcgaaaatataccaaaatatagcTTTACATTTtcgaaatataccgtaaatataccgtaatgctaaatcatattcctcaattttgatgttctatttgatattactatcTTGCTaaaacttttaacactgaaacaataatttaatccgattggcgcatcaatttggcttattataaatactccatTTTATTGGGTTGTATACCCTATGACCTTActaaatatcgatatattgaacACTATACATACTCATTTCTGGGTGTCAAATATGAGCACAGAAATACGCGCCTTTATTTAAAATCATTTCTGTCCTTTGCTTCTTCGTCCTTATGTTATAAAACATTACTttcctttatttgtattaataaAAACGTTTATATTTCAAGTTCAAGAATTATGTAtagattttctttttcgtATTTCGTGTATATGGAGCCCATGTCTTGTCTTTCGGTTAACAGACCCTTTCCCGAATGACTTGGATCCAATATTAATGTATGTTACTGGGCTCTACCAGTCCCTGGGCCGGTGCAGGGGGCGTGGTTTGCTTACAAACGAaactaaaaatagtttttgcaTTAATGATTTGGTTTCTCAGCTAAATTAGGTACGACTTTAAGATGTGCCTAGGGTGGACCACACACAGAAGAtttcgacaaaaaaaaaaaaagagcaaaaaacaaaatttacaaTAAACTATggaagaaacaaacaaaaaataaacctcTATCGCTGtttggacaaacaaaaacaatgaaaaggGGGGAGGGGACCCAAACCCAAGGCGAACGAACGAATCAACAACAGGAGGACTTCTCCGGCTCGGCCACAACGAGATTGAAGTCGAGACTGTTGGGCGTCGCAAAGCCGGCCTTGATGCCATCCCAGCCATCCTCCGCCTTGTACTCGCCGGATCGAATGCGTGCGTACACCTCCTGGGTGACCATGCGGAAGGCCTCCTCCACATTGGCACCGGTGCGCGCGGAAGTCTCTACGAAATGCAGGCCATGCTGTTTGGCAAACGTCTGCGCCTCCTCCGTGGACACTTCGCGGTGGCCGCCCGCATTGATGAGGTCCAGCTTGCAGCCAACCAGCGCGAAGACGGGTCGGTGCGGCTCGATGTGGCGCTGCGCCTCCATCATCCACAGTGGTATATGCTCGAAGCTGGCATGATTTGAGATATCATAGACGAGCAGAACGCCGACTGAATTGCGATAATAGGATTTTGTGATGGAGCGGAAACGCTCCTGGCCGGCCGTGTCCCACAGCTGTAGTTTGATTTGTGTCCCATCCTTCATCTCAATGAGGCGGGCAAAGAAGTCCACGCCCACCGTCGGATCCGAGAGCTGAAATGGTAAAAGGTTGAGACATTCCATTTAAATTGCGCGGGCAAACTGCTGCGAATGATATGGCagctctggtctctggtgcagccttgttgttgttcctttcATTATCAGGCgaggacacacacacccacacgcacacatgagACAGCATCTGAGCCTGAGAATCAGgcctttgttttattttctttgtgcaTTAATCATTGAATTATGTAAGAAAACGCATTAAATGCATCTGTTAGGCGATCGCACTTGACACACatacgcacgcacgcacacacaaacacacacgctcaCTCTGCTATCACTCGTTGGGGTGGGGAATACAAACTTCGGCAAATTTTCCATCTGTAAAGAATTTGAGCAGCGAACTCTTGCCCACTGTGCTGTCGCCGATGAGTATCAGGCGGAATTGATACTCGAAAATGGGCTCGACCATATTGACTGTGTGTGCAACGGCGGCCCTTTGTTGATTTCTAGTTCAAATCTTCGGCTAAGACGCAGATTATGTTGTCGTCCTTGtccttttgttgttcgttttgGTCAGTGGTGGGGCCAGCCCATGCCTCGCACCGGAACTGGATTACTgcacgactgctgctgcacacttgttttatttatagcttATTAACGTTTCGTTTGCTGCTCGGGTTAAACGCCAATTATAAATATACTACAAAATATTCAGCTGCCgtgactttgttttgttttttctaacAAACACTGTGATTGTGTGCGTGAGTGAGTGATAAAAGCAAGCGTTGCCAGTGCGTGGACAGCAGTTACGAATGTGCTGTTAAGCGCAAACAAATAACCCAATAAATGTATTATCTCATATGCCCAATATCTTGCATGTTTTTTTGAATGAATTCATCTAGCTTAAATTATTGATTGAAACACGTGCTGTTAAGCGCCACTGATGGGTtgtagttttagcgctgagaatccTAAATAGCTAGATATTTTAAATAGAACAGCAAAGTctagaaatataatttaagaTGTGCGGTagttttttggtatatttttgagggttgtgtggtatatttgatcgattaATCCGCGGTCCCACTGAACTTACTGACAGTTGTTcgatttatattaattttacgTTTGTTTTTCTGTCAAATTTCTCAGTTGCGGCAAAACAAATGTACAATTCGAGTAACAGGGGAGCGGCAGCAGTAGTAACGAAACAACTCAAGCGCCTGCAAAGAGTATACGGGAGGCGCGCCAAGAAGGTAGCCAGCGATTAAGGAAAAAGCGTGCTGCCGGTTACGGGCAGGGGTACGTACTCCGTATCCGTCTCCTTCTCAGTCTCCGTCTCCacattaaacacacacacatgcaacgTGTATGTTGTGTGCGCTGCGCAAGGTTACCGAACAATATTATTACCGTTAATTATAGCTGCAGCGGAGCAgagtttatgtatatttaagcATATATACACACGCACCTACagagtacatatacatatatatatgtgccTACACTCACCTACATAGATGTTAAAGTTTGTGCTAAACGACGCCGCTACCTGTGTGCGCAGCAATGTGCGAGAGTTCAGCCTCAACGCTCTACGTCTCCTGCCGCACCTGCCACAGCTGAGTCCGTACGATGTAAGTCGCTCTCCCGCATCTAACTGTactctgtatctgtatgtgtatgttttgtttttgttttcatttttcgcaGGTGAATCTTCAGCTGCGGGAGAACGAATTTGTGTACAACTTCCCGGTGGATGGGATTGTGCGGAGTTACGAGACGAATCAGCTTGGCTCCAACTCCCCCTGCGAGGATTCACGCACCGAGGCCAGCTTGCTGCACAGAAATGGCTTCATTTGTGGCATATTCGATGGGCATGGCGGTGCCGCCTGTGGCCAGGTGGTGTCCAAGCGTCTCCTGCGCTATGTCTCGGCGGCCACACTGCCGCGCCAGGTGCTGCGGGAGCAAATGAAGCAGAACTGCAACAGCCAGTCCTTCCTCAAGTGCCACAACGACAACGTTGACTTCGTCAACGAGATCAAGCCGATCTACGAGCACAGCTTCCAGAAGTACATCAAGCAGCTGGCCCAGACACCGCAGCGGGACGTGAGCAGCGAACTGGTGCACGCCTTTCTCCAGCTGGACGAGGCACTGTCACACGAGGCGCTGGCCACCATCGATGTGCGCACCATGGGTGTGGCGCTGTCGGGTAAGAGGCTTGCTCCTACAAATGTTGCTTCACTTTTATCTATGGATGTTTTGTAGGTGCCGTGGCGTGTCTGGTGCATTTGGAGGGTCTGCAACTGCATGTGGCCAGCACTGGGGACTGTGGCGCCGTTCTGGGTGTTCTCGATCCGCAAACGAATCAATGGCATCCAAAGAAGCTCAACGTCGAGCACAATGTGGACAACATGGCCGAGGTGAAGCGCATACTCGACGAGCATCCCAAGGAGGAGCACGAGACGGCCATACGCAATGGCCGACTGCTCAGCCAATTGGCACCGCTGCGCGCCTTTGGCGACTATCGCTACAAATGGTCCCTGGACATAATGCAGAAGAAGGTGGTGCCCCTGATCGGGGAGCAGGCGATGGCACCCAACTATTATACGCCGCCGTACCTGACCGCCCGGCCCGATGTGCAACAGCACGAGCTGAGCATCAACGATAAGTTTCTAGTCATAGCCAGCGATGGCCTGTGGGATTTCCTCTCGCCCAGCGAGGTCGTCAGCCTCGTGGGGGAGCACATCAACTCGAAGAAGATACTAGAGCCGATGCGACTGCCAGAGGGTAATCCCACGCTACAGCAAATCTCTGATCAGCTGGCCGAACGCAAGTGAGTTTCCCACATCCATTCCggaggctgctgctcaagctaaaacttttcattcattttcccCCCGCAGAGCTGGTCTCACACGTAAACCAATTGATCAGAATGCTGCCACACATTTGATTCGCAATGCGCTGGGTGCCACCGATTATGGGATCGAGCACTCAAAGATCTCGTACTACCTGTCGCTGCCCAAGGATGTGGTGCGTCTGTATCGCGATGATATAACCATTACCGTCATTTACTTCAACACGGAGCACATAGCCGGCCTAAGAGATGCACAGCCCGCACCGCCGGCAGCGTGATGATGTTTCCCCCCCACTGGACTATCTGACTCTTTTTGGATTTTAACTTTTGCCGCTCTGCTTGTAAAATACTTATTGGCTGCTGCCCACACTCTCCAGAAGCCTTCTCAAGCTGCAATACTGCTAGGCTAAGTGTTCTTTGCGTTTAAGTTTTGTTTCTTCGGACAGTAAAAtcctctctctcgcgcgcGCAACACAAAATCGAGAATCAAATCGGTTGTTTTTATTCTTTACAAATACATTCAAATTACACTTTTTGGGGGGGTTGGTGGTAGAGGAGTtacaactctctctctctccatatATAACTCTTCTTGTTATGcttatatctacatatataagGTATGTGGGGCAGGTGTACATAGAtcatgtacatgtatgtgtgtttgtgtgtgtgttttggggcaATTTATAAAGCTAAAATGAAGAGAAAACTCGAAAATGTGAGAGTTTCGCGGCAAACTGGTAAACTGTACGATCCTAAGCCTATACacaataattaaaactaaGCAACTACTACTGTAGATAGAGAGTACTACTATAAGCAAGAGGGAAGCAGGGGCTCGATGGGGGGATGCATATCAGGGTTTGGGGTTGGTCATCTATTTAGGTTGCTTAGTCTTTGCATTCATGCTCGGCCGCCTCCTGGCGTCCCACACAATTCAAGAACTCCATTTGTATGTGCGTCAGCTGGGTCTTGGTGAAgcattgcattttctttttaaggAAATCAAAGAATAGATCCAGCTCGTCCCGCTTGGCCAGCGCCCGGGCCACATGATAGGCATTGCTatgctgttcctcctccttgatcagggtgctgctgctggccgcacTGATGGCCAGCGGCGGGCAGGGTCCGTTTGGATTGACGCCACTGTTGAGGGCCGGTCCGCCGCATGTTAGCGGCGGCAGTTGGAGTATGGTGGCCGTGGGCGTCGTATACGATGTGGTGTTGCACAGCGCCGATGACGCTGCTGGCGAGGTGGTGACTGCTGCGGCATTTAGGGACACAGCCGGTGTGCTGGAAATGGTTACGCTCGTGCTCGTCGCCTCTGTGACATCCACCAAGGAGATATGCTGTGCGGAAATGCTCTGTTCGTGCCGACTGGCAACAGCTtgggctgccgccgccgccgctgctgctgccgctgaggtGGTGACCAGCGTGAGATTCTTGAGCTTGCCGTCGGAGACAACGGTGCCGCCGCCGAGGACGCTAT containing:
- the LOC117903612 gene encoding ras-related protein Rab-39B, giving the protein MVEPIFEYQFRLILIGDSTVGKSSLLKFFTDGKFAELSDPTVGVDFFARLIEMKDGTQIKLQLWDTAGQERFRSITKSYYRNSVGVLLVYDISNHASFEHIPLWMMEAQRHIEPHRPVFALVGCKLDLINAGGHREVSTEEAQTFAKQHGLHFVETSARTGANVEEAFRMVTQEVYARIRSGEYKAEDGWDGIKAGFATPNSLDFNLVVAEPEKSSCC
- the LOC117903609 gene encoding pyruvate dehydrogenase [acetyl-transferring]-phosphatase 1, mitochondrial is translated as MLKFVLNDAATCVRSNVREFSLNALRLLPHLPQLSPYDVNLQLRENEFVYNFPVDGIVRSYETNQLGSNSPCEDSRTEASLLHRNGFICGIFDGHGGAACGQVVSKRLLRYVSAATLPRQVLREQMKQNCNSQSFLKCHNDNVDFVNEIKPIYEHSFQKYIKQLAQTPQRDVSSELVHAFLQLDEALSHEALATIDVRTMGVALSGAVACLVHLEGLQLHVASTGDCGAVLGVLDPQTNQWHPKKLNVEHNVDNMAEVKRILDEHPKEEHETAIRNGRLLSQLAPLRAFGDYRYKWSLDIMQKKVVPLIGEQAMAPNYYTPPYLTARPDVQQHELSINDKFLVIASDGLWDFLSPSEVVSLVGEHINSKKILEPMRLPEGNPTLQQISDQLAERKAGLTRKPIDQNAATHLIRNALGATDYGIEHSKISYYLSLPKDVVRLYRDDITITVIYFNTEHIAGLRDAQPAPPAA
- the LOC117903610 gene encoding mitochondrial import receptor subunit TOM40 homolog 1, with amino-acid sequence MGNVLAASSGNSSSVAAGLSLPEPVVAPTNTSPSGAASDTAGNDILLENPGTVDELHKKCKDIQAVTFEGAKIMLNKGLSNHFQVSHTINMSSTVPSGYRFGATYVGTKQFSPTEAFPVLLGDIDPSGNLNANVIHQFSPRVRCKFASQVQDSKMVASQLTTDYRGDDFTGSLTMANPNIFTNSGVIVGQYLQSVTPAIALGAEIAYQYGPNVPGRQIALVSGMGRYTSGNTTWSGTLGLSGLHLCFYQKASEQLQIGAEVETSLRMQESVATVAYQIDLPKADLVFRGSIDTNWHVSGVLEKRLQPLPFTLLLSGRMNHVKNNFRLGCGLMIG